The stretch of DNA AAGAGTTTTATGTGAAATTAAAGACAAAATTCTAATTATAGGTAATTTTAAAGGTTCTAGCAACTTCAAACTTCTAGCTGATTTAAAATCTTCCAAAACCATGTTTTAGGTTTAGCTAAAAGTTAATGAGTGGAAGTGAAAAGGGAGTAGGAATCAAACAAATTCAATTATTGCAAGTTCTGCATTATCGCCCTTTCTATACTTGCCTAATTTCACAACTCTGGTATAGCCACCAGGTCTATTTATATATCTAACTGCAATATTACTGAATAGTTTGACTAAGCCTTTCTTATCTCTCAGGAAACTAAATATCACCCTTCTATTGTGTAAGCTATCCTTTTTAGCTTTAGTTATCATTTTTTCTACGATTCTTTTTAGGTACTTTGCTCTTGAGACAGTAGTAATTATTCTTTCGTTCTTTATTAGTGATAGAGCTAGATTTCTTAACATTGATTTTCTGTGTTTTTTGTGTCTACCCAGCTTTTTTACCTTGTCTTTGTGTCTCATTTTCGCCTCCTTATTGATTTCTTTCAAATTCTTCTACTACTTCTTTTGGAAGGTGCATTCCTATACTGAGTCCCCACTCTTCTAGTTTTTTCTTCACCTCATCTATTGATTTTTTGCCAAAGCTTCTAAATTTTAGTTCTTCTTCGTGCTTGCTTACAAGGTCATATATCCTTGTGATGCCAGACTCTTTGAGTATATTGTATGTTTTTGCGGAGAGGTTTAATTCTTCTATTGAGGCGGAGAGTTTCTTTATCACTTCTCTGATTTCTATAACTTTACCCTCAGGTTTAAGGGTTGATAGCTCTCCTATCATAACTTCACTAATGCTTCTTATATAGGATTTCCAGACTTCAATGACCACTTTATATGCATCAGTTGGAGAAATACTACCATCTGTTTCAACTTCAATGATAAGCTTTTCTCTTATCTCATTGTCTACCCTTATAGTTTCAACCTCAAAGTTAGCTCTTTTGACGGGAGAATATAGAGCATCTATGTGTATAAGGCCTACTTCTCTTTCTTTTTCGTTGTTGTTGATAGCTTCTTCTGCTAGAATTGCTCCTTTGCCGTAAGTTATGACAAGTTTAATTCTTAGATTAGCATCTTCGTTGAGTGTCAGGAGTTTCAGTTCAGGGTTGAATACTACTACATCACTATCAAATTTTGAGATATCTCCAGCTTTAAACTCTCCCTCTCCCTTTAGAGAGATGAAGACTTCTTTTCTATCTTGTTCAGAGTTTAATTTTAGTCTTACTTGCTTGAGGTTGAGAATAAAATCAGTGTAATCTTCCTTTGCTCCTTCTATCGGAGAGAATTCGTGAAAGATTCCCTCTACTTTTACTGCACTAATAGCATACCCTGGAACTGATGAGAGTAAAAATCTCCTCAGAGAGTTTCCTAGGGTAGTTCCTACTCCTTCTTCAAGTGGACTTATAATTATTCTTCCATAGGTATTTGTCAAAGTTGATTTGTCACAGATTACCTCTTTTGGTAACTTGAGTAAGCCAAGAATTCTAGTAACTTCCATACTTTCCCTCTCCTACTAGAACTTAGAATAATACTCAATTATATAGGGCATATTAATATTTGTATCAAGGATGAGATCTTGTCCCTCGGGAATCCTAAGAATTTCTATGGTTTTTTTGTCAATATTGACGCTAAACCATTGTGCAGTGGACTGATTTTTATTTTTGGCATTCTTAATGATTTCATCGTTGTCCAAAACAAACTCTATTTTATCTCCGGGTTTGACAAGATAGGAAGGGATATTTACATATCGGTTATTTACCTTAAAGTGTTTGTGAGAGACTAGAAGTCTAGCTTCTCTTCTAGATCTAGAGAAGCCAGCTCTGTAGACTACGTTATCCAATCTTCTTTCAAGAAGAGATAAGAGATTATCACTGATGACTCCTCCTTTCTTTTGGGCTATGTCTAGGAATCTTCTTAGCTGTCTTTCGGAAATGTTGTAGAGTCTTCTCAACTTTTGCTTTTCCCTAAATCTTAAACCAAATTCGGAGAGAGATGGTTTTAATTTTTTTGGAGGTTCACCTGGTTTCTTTTTTCTGGAAGTCAGAGAGCACTTCGGTGAGTGGCATTTTTCACCTTTGAGGTATAGTTTTACTCCTTCTCTTCTGCACAACCTGCATACAGGACCTAAATACCTTCCCATGTTTAACCTCCTAAACCCTTCTCTTCTTTTTGGGTCTGCATCCATTGTGAGGCACAGGGGTTACATCTCTTATTTTTCTTACCTTAATCCCGGATGCGATTACAGACCTAATAGCAGTTTCTCTTCCGGGACCTGGTCCTTTTATGTGAATATCAACTTCCTTTATTCCGTGAACTATTGCTTCCTTAATTGCTCTTTCTGCTGCAACTTGCGCAGCGTATGGTGTTCCCTTTTTTGTGTTTTTAAAGCCACAGGAACCCGCACTAGCCCAACATATAACGTTTCCTTGCATATCAGTTACTGTGACAATAGTGTTGTTAAAAGTTGATTTTATGTGAACAATTCCTTCAGATACTTTCTTCTTCTCTTTTCTTCTTGCCATATAGACCTCATTGGTTCTATTAATTGTAAAAGAAAACTTTGGCTGAAATCAAATAGTAACTATTCTCTTTCTTAAGTGTGGCTTTTGTCTTCTGTAAGATGGTATCCGTGATATTAGGATGTCTGAGAAATGATTGCATTATTTTTCTCCAACTTTTGCTTTGCAGAAGCAGATATTTTATCTACTCTCACCACAAGATTTTTAACCTTGAGCTCACCATTTCCTAGTATTTTCACAGGTTTTTTACCGCTTACCAGTCCTTTTTGCTTTAGTGTTTGTGGTGTTATTTCGTCTCCGTTTGAAAATACGTTTAGTTTTTCAATGTTTACTATGTCATACTCTTTTTTTGACTTAGAATTGAATCCTCTTTTTGGTAATCTTCTGTGCAGGGGGGTTTGGCCTCCCTCAAAGTAAGGAGCAACTTTACCTCTTCCTCTAGCAGTTTGTCCTTTACCTCCTCTTCCCGAGGTTTTACCCATTCCCGAACCTATACCTATTCCTTTTCTTTTTGGATCTTTGATATATTTAGGTCTTCTTAGTTGCAACATATATCAC from Brevinematia bacterium encodes:
- the rplQ gene encoding 50S ribosomal protein L17; amino-acid sequence: MRHKDKVKKLGRHKKHRKSMLRNLALSLIKNERIITTVSRAKYLKRIVEKMITKAKKDSLHNRRVIFSFLRDKKGLVKLFSNIAVRYINRPGGYTRVVKLGKYRKGDNAELAIIEFV
- a CDS encoding DNA-directed RNA polymerase subunit alpha, which codes for MEVTRILGLLKLPKEVICDKSTLTNTYGRIIISPLEEGVGTTLGNSLRRFLLSSVPGYAISAVKVEGIFHEFSPIEGAKEDYTDFILNLKQVRLKLNSEQDRKEVFISLKGEGEFKAGDISKFDSDVVVFNPELKLLTLNEDANLRIKLVITYGKGAILAEEAINNNEKEREVGLIHIDALYSPVKRANFEVETIRVDNEIREKLIIEVETDGSISPTDAYKVVIEVWKSYIRSISEVMIGELSTLKPEGKVIEIREVIKKLSASIEELNLSAKTYNILKESGITRIYDLVSKHEEELKFRSFGKKSIDEVKKKLEEWGLSIGMHLPKEVVEEFERNQ
- the rpsD gene encoding 30S ribosomal protein S4, giving the protein MGRYLGPVCRLCRREGVKLYLKGEKCHSPKCSLTSRKKKPGEPPKKLKPSLSEFGLRFREKQKLRRLYNISERQLRRFLDIAQKKGGVISDNLLSLLERRLDNVVYRAGFSRSRREARLLVSHKHFKVNNRYVNIPSYLVKPGDKIEFVLDNDEIIKNAKNKNQSTAQWFSVNIDKKTIEILRIPEGQDLILDTNINMPYIIEYYSKF
- the rpsK gene encoding 30S ribosomal protein S11: MARRKEKKKVSEGIVHIKSTFNNTIVTVTDMQGNVICWASAGSCGFKNTKKGTPYAAQVAAERAIKEAIVHGIKEVDIHIKGPGPGRETAIRSVIASGIKVRKIRDVTPVPHNGCRPKKKRRV
- the rplO gene encoding 50S ribosomal protein L15 → MLQLRRPKYIKDPKRKGIGIGSGMGKTSGRGGKGQTARGRGKVAPYFEGGQTPLHRRLPKRGFNSKSKKEYDIVNIEKLNVFSNGDEITPQTLKQKGLVSGKKPVKILGNGELKVKNLVVRVDKISASAKQKLEKNNAIISQTS